The proteins below come from a single Deltaproteobacteria bacterium genomic window:
- a CDS encoding hemerythrin domain-containing protein gives MAITDNLVKVHRELLDLAKEMSASLVPAKVATDAETIRKQLSAFAGKLSVHLAMEDKSFYPRLLASTDSKVVATAKRFLDEVGGLGKAFSDYNGKWLTAKAIQADANGFIAESKKIFAALGDRIAKEEKELYPLDKG, from the coding sequence ATGGCCATCACGGACAACCTGGTAAAAGTGCACCGCGAGCTGCTGGACCTGGCGAAGGAGATGTCGGCCTCGCTGGTCCCCGCAAAAGTGGCCACGGATGCGGAGACGATCCGCAAGCAGCTCTCGGCCTTCGCAGGCAAGCTGAGCGTCCACCTCGCCATGGAGGACAAGTCCTTCTATCCGCGCCTGCTGGCCAGCACCGATAGCAAGGTCGTGGCGACGGCAAAACGCTTCCTGGACGAGGTCGGCGGACTCGGCAAGGCCTTCAGCGACTACAACGGTAAGTGGCTCACGGCGAAGGCCATTCAGGCCGACGCCAACGGCTTCATCGCCGAGTCCAAGAAGATCTTCGCCGCCCTCGGGGACCGGATCGCCAAAGAGGAAAAGGAGCTCTACCCGCTCGACAAGGGCTAG
- a CDS encoding GAF domain-containing protein, whose product MAADHPDGTSPDIKPSKPRSPRGKARGAGGPGDGGNGNGRSGAADALRAELEDARACHRLLVALVGAIDDASAADDAAHAALDALRSAFGWAYGTYWSLEAQDGRLTPKIESGSVHDSFRRATLSSAFRLGQGLPGLAWRDRDVVVVEGVSSLIGHDRVDAAREAGLLSATCVPLMRGGEVVGVLECFSSEGEAVSGARRETLRSVGRIVSACLGRFEARERAESSQGRVKEASVKLGEAAGQLVQAANQLADRASHTSAQASMVVSAAEEIQGNLASVASAAEEMSASVREIASNASESARTSRQAKELATGANTTVQALSVSSAAIGKVTKVISTIAQQTNLLALNATIEAARAGEAGKGFAVVANEVKELAKETARATEEIAQQIETIQADTAKSVAAISDIVRIIESIDAHSSSIAASVEEQAATVGQIARHASEVSAGVSAVVDVISGVAEAARDSENQAAVAQSGAVGVEELAEGLRAAALQ is encoded by the coding sequence ATGGCTGCGGATCATCCGGACGGGACGAGCCCCGACATCAAACCATCCAAGCCCCGCAGCCCCCGCGGCAAGGCCAGAGGGGCCGGAGGCCCCGGTGACGGGGGAAACGGCAACGGCCGCTCGGGAGCTGCGGATGCGCTTCGCGCCGAACTAGAGGACGCACGGGCCTGCCATCGGCTGCTCGTCGCACTGGTCGGGGCCATCGATGACGCTTCGGCGGCCGACGACGCGGCCCACGCGGCGCTTGACGCGCTGCGGAGCGCCTTCGGCTGGGCCTATGGAACCTACTGGTCCCTAGAGGCCCAGGACGGCCGATTGACCCCCAAGATCGAGTCGGGCAGCGTCCACGACTCCTTCCGCCGCGCCACGCTCTCGTCGGCCTTCCGGCTCGGCCAGGGGCTTCCCGGCCTGGCCTGGCGAGACCGCGACGTGGTCGTTGTCGAGGGCGTGTCGTCGTTGATCGGGCACGACCGCGTTGACGCGGCGCGCGAGGCAGGCCTCCTCTCGGCCACCTGCGTGCCACTCATGCGCGGCGGCGAGGTCGTGGGGGTGCTGGAGTGCTTCAGCAGCGAGGGAGAGGCGGTCTCCGGAGCACGGCGGGAGACGCTGCGGAGCGTCGGACGCATCGTCTCCGCGTGTCTCGGGCGCTTCGAGGCCCGCGAACGGGCCGAGAGCTCCCAGGGGCGGGTCAAAGAGGCGTCGGTCAAGCTCGGAGAGGCCGCGGGACAGCTGGTCCAGGCGGCGAATCAGCTCGCGGACCGCGCCTCGCACACCTCGGCGCAGGCGAGCATGGTGGTTTCCGCGGCGGAGGAGATCCAGGGCAACCTGGCCTCCGTCGCCAGCGCGGCCGAGGAGATGAGCGCCTCGGTCCGGGAGATCGCGTCGAACGCGAGCGAGTCGGCGCGGACCTCGCGCCAGGCCAAGGAGCTGGCCACGGGGGCGAACACCACCGTGCAAGCGCTCAGCGTGAGCTCGGCTGCCATCGGTAAGGTGACGAAGGTCATCAGCACCATCGCCCAGCAGACGAATCTGCTCGCTCTCAACGCCACGATTGAAGCGGCCCGGGCGGGCGAGGCGGGCAAGGGCTTCGCCGTGGTGGCCAACGAGGTGAAAGAGCTGGCCAAGGAGACCGCCCGCGCCACGGAGGAGATCGCGCAGCAGATCGAGACCATTCAGGCCGACACGGCCAAGAGCGTCGCGGCGATCAGCGACATCGTCCGTATCATCGAGTCGATCGACGCGCACTCGTCGTCCATCGCCGCCTCGGTGGAAGAGCAAGCGGCCACGGTGGGACAGATCGCGCGCCACGCGTCCGAGGTTTCTGCGGGAGTGTCCGCCGTGGTGGACGTGATCTCGGGGGTGGCGGAGGCGGCTCGAGACTCCGAGAACCAGGCGGCCGTGGCGCAGAGCGGCGCGGTGGGGGTGGAGGAGCTGGCAGAAGGGCTCCGAGCGGCAGCACTGCAGTAG
- a CDS encoding response regulator has product MRGVQLRTDGNISARPPGPLRVLVVDDDPVYRNIVSRTLSRLAQVEVVAGVGTIAQAQARLAQGGIDLVSLDVVLRDESGLDLLRWIRQHHPGVPTVLVTGGSGTGVTTSVDALLIGAAALVLKPSGASAAQELSTALERVVDAVRSSLVTSTVAPPRERIEVPPPRTAHFAMRRELVAVGASTGGPPVLVEFLKRLPPAFSVPVVITQHMPSLHVPYFAELLAKQSGRRVVLARHSDPVEPSTVYLACGGLHLTVARRANLLVLQQDQGPEEHNCRPAVDPLFRSVAAACGSASVAVLMTGMGTDGAAGAVVLRAKGAPVVVQDQASSVVWGMPGAAVAAGGADAVAPGPELANWVVKWTSGHKQHGKG; this is encoded by the coding sequence ATGCGAGGCGTGCAGCTGCGTACCGACGGGAACATCAGTGCGAGACCCCCGGGGCCGCTGCGCGTGCTCGTGGTCGACGACGACCCCGTCTACCGAAACATCGTCTCCCGCACCCTCTCCCGACTCGCGCAGGTAGAAGTAGTGGCGGGCGTCGGCACCATCGCGCAGGCCCAGGCGCGCCTCGCGCAAGGGGGGATCGACCTCGTGTCCCTGGACGTGGTCCTGCGAGACGAGTCCGGGCTCGACCTCCTGCGCTGGATCCGGCAGCACCATCCGGGGGTCCCGACGGTGCTGGTGACCGGAGGGAGCGGGACGGGGGTCACGACTTCGGTGGACGCGCTGCTCATCGGAGCGGCGGCCCTGGTCCTCAAGCCGAGCGGGGCGAGCGCGGCGCAAGAGCTCAGCACCGCGCTCGAACGCGTCGTCGACGCGGTTCGCTCGTCGCTCGTGACCAGCACCGTGGCGCCGCCGAGGGAGCGAATCGAGGTGCCGCCGCCGCGCACCGCGCACTTCGCGATGCGGCGGGAGCTCGTCGCCGTCGGGGCGTCGACCGGCGGGCCCCCTGTGCTGGTGGAGTTTCTGAAGCGGCTCCCACCAGCGTTCAGCGTACCGGTGGTGATCACCCAGCACATGCCGTCCCTGCACGTGCCGTACTTCGCGGAGCTCCTCGCCAAGCAGAGCGGGCGCCGCGTGGTGCTCGCGCGCCACAGCGACCCCGTGGAGCCAAGTACGGTCTACCTGGCCTGCGGAGGGCTGCACCTCACCGTGGCGCGGCGCGCGAACCTCCTCGTCCTGCAGCAGGACCAGGGTCCAGAGGAGCACAACTGCCGTCCGGCGGTGGACCCGCTCTTCCGGTCGGTGGCCGCGGCCTGCGGGTCGGCGTCGGTGGCGGTGCTCATGACGGGGATGGGAACCGATGGCGCGGCGGGCGCGGTGGTGCTCCGCGCGAAGGGGGCTCCGGTGGTCGTGCAGGACCAGGCGAGCAGCGTGGTGTGGGGGATGCCGGGGGCCGCGGTAGCCGCGGGTGGCGCCGACGCGGTGGCGCCGGGGCCAGAGCTCGCGAACTGGGTGGTGAAGTGGACCTCCGGACACAAGCAGCACGGGAAAGGATAG
- a CDS encoding chemotaxis protein CheW: MSGSGDGKSNLPERDPETLELFVEESLEALTRVEKLLLAAEGGQAPTNLMASLFRDIHTIKGTSGFLALTRILSLSHVAEDLLSRLRDEELEPRPAHFSLLMSVSDVLRRMIERVKATGDEGDEDVEPLVEKLKATLKEGGAAIAPGGVGGTPAFQEGEFEAPQVPKLGEVLATRHGVTPEQLESALAAQRELQAAVPKLGELLVAQHVVTPAQLDQALEQQQSARQEAERAKAESSDGTVRVNVAVLDRLMNLIGELVLARNQMVQIVRAVRDTNSHAQAACHRLSLVTSDLQEQVMKTRMQPVARVFERIPRMVRDLCQQTGKQVTTQVEGTATEIDKALVEAIRDPVMHIVRNAIDHGIEVPERRLAAGKAPGGRLCVRASHEGGMVTIEVEDDGRGMDAKALRAHAVRKGLLRAAEADQLSEREALELIFRPGFSTAEKVTDISGRGVGMDVVRTHVERAGGQVELESVLGKGSVIRLKMPLTLAIIPALLVKTGGQRFAIPQVNLLELVYLNEEQARARIETVRGAPIYRLRGEILPLVDLSEVLRLGPGGLRAAVGGVNVVVVAVGSRRYGLVVSEIHDTEEIVIKPLHGQLKRLTCYSGATVLGDGGVALILEVAGIAGMAGIDLSTQKRAATAAQANAKRQAAARQPYIVFSAGEGTPCAVPLAMVARLEHLPASSFERVGGSEVVQYRQTIMPIMRPEALLPIGQSIEPAGPEQPLIVFDFGQMVGMAVNRIVDIVELELDDEVGRDATPFTLGRVVVFGRTTLLLDVFRLARELVPTFVEERRGNSAARPQRILVVDDSNAMRAALTGYLRATGLEVVDVGSGEAALKALRAQQDHRFDAVVTDLEMPGVDGYTVLASAHKEHPTLPVFVWTRHDDPAMERRVMSAGARACVHKLRREELLEAFEAHGITAPRKRASDLGRF; this comes from the coding sequence ATGAGCGGAAGCGGCGACGGCAAGAGCAACCTCCCCGAGCGCGACCCGGAGACCCTCGAGCTCTTCGTGGAGGAATCGCTCGAGGCGCTGACGCGGGTGGAGAAGCTCCTCCTTGCGGCCGAAGGGGGACAGGCCCCGACGAACCTGATGGCCAGCCTCTTTCGCGACATCCACACCATCAAGGGCACGTCCGGCTTTCTTGCGCTCACGCGCATCCTCTCGCTTTCGCACGTGGCGGAGGATCTCCTGTCGCGGCTCCGCGACGAGGAGCTCGAGCCGCGGCCGGCGCACTTCAGCTTGCTCATGTCCGTCTCCGACGTCCTCCGGCGCATGATCGAGCGCGTGAAGGCCACGGGCGACGAGGGCGACGAGGACGTCGAGCCGCTGGTGGAGAAGCTGAAGGCCACGCTGAAGGAGGGTGGCGCGGCTATCGCGCCCGGCGGCGTGGGTGGGACGCCCGCGTTCCAGGAGGGCGAGTTCGAGGCGCCACAAGTGCCGAAGCTGGGCGAGGTGCTGGCGACCCGGCACGGCGTGACGCCGGAGCAGCTCGAGAGCGCGCTCGCGGCGCAGCGAGAGCTCCAGGCGGCGGTGCCCAAGCTGGGCGAGCTCCTCGTCGCGCAGCACGTGGTGACTCCGGCCCAGCTCGATCAGGCGCTCGAGCAGCAGCAGAGCGCCCGCCAGGAGGCCGAGCGCGCCAAGGCCGAGTCGAGCGACGGCACGGTGCGCGTGAACGTGGCGGTGCTCGATCGGTTGATGAACCTGATCGGGGAGCTCGTGCTCGCGCGCAACCAGATGGTGCAGATCGTGCGCGCGGTGCGCGACACCAACTCCCACGCGCAGGCCGCCTGTCACCGGCTGAGCCTCGTGACCTCGGACCTGCAGGAGCAGGTGATGAAGACCCGCATGCAGCCGGTAGCGCGGGTCTTCGAGCGCATCCCGCGCATGGTGCGCGACCTCTGCCAGCAGACGGGCAAGCAGGTCACGACCCAGGTTGAGGGGACGGCCACCGAGATCGACAAGGCGCTCGTCGAGGCGATCCGCGACCCGGTGATGCACATCGTGCGGAACGCTATCGACCACGGTATCGAGGTCCCCGAGCGGCGCCTCGCCGCGGGCAAGGCCCCGGGTGGACGCCTCTGCGTGCGCGCCTCCCACGAGGGGGGGATGGTGACCATCGAGGTCGAGGACGATGGCCGCGGGATGGACGCGAAGGCGCTCCGAGCCCACGCGGTCCGCAAGGGGCTCCTGCGCGCGGCGGAGGCGGATCAACTGAGCGAGCGGGAGGCGCTCGAGCTGATCTTTCGCCCCGGGTTTTCGACCGCGGAGAAGGTCACCGACATCTCCGGCCGCGGCGTGGGCATGGATGTGGTGCGCACGCACGTCGAGCGGGCGGGCGGGCAGGTCGAGCTGGAATCCGTCCTCGGCAAGGGGTCGGTCATCCGGCTCAAGATGCCGCTGACGCTAGCCATCATCCCCGCCCTCCTGGTCAAGACCGGGGGCCAGCGCTTCGCCATCCCCCAGGTGAACCTGCTCGAGCTCGTCTATCTGAACGAGGAGCAGGCGCGCGCGAGGATCGAGACCGTCCGCGGCGCGCCGATCTACCGCCTCCGCGGAGAGATCCTGCCCCTGGTCGACCTCTCGGAGGTCCTGCGCCTCGGCCCGGGGGGCCTGCGCGCGGCGGTCGGCGGGGTGAACGTGGTCGTGGTGGCCGTGGGGAGCCGGCGCTACGGCCTGGTGGTCTCCGAGATCCACGACACCGAGGAGATCGTGATCAAGCCGCTCCACGGGCAGCTCAAGCGGCTGACCTGCTACTCGGGGGCGACGGTGCTCGGGGACGGCGGCGTGGCGCTGATCCTCGAGGTGGCCGGGATCGCCGGCATGGCGGGGATCGACCTCTCGACGCAGAAGCGTGCGGCGACTGCGGCGCAGGCGAACGCCAAGCGTCAGGCCGCGGCGCGGCAACCGTACATCGTCTTCTCCGCGGGGGAGGGGACGCCCTGCGCGGTGCCGCTGGCCATGGTGGCCCGCCTCGAGCATCTGCCCGCCAGCAGCTTCGAGCGCGTGGGCGGTAGCGAAGTGGTGCAGTACCGCCAGACGATCATGCCCATCATGCGCCCCGAGGCGCTGCTCCCCATCGGGCAGAGCATCGAGCCGGCCGGTCCCGAGCAACCGCTCATCGTCTTCGACTTCGGCCAGATGGTGGGGATGGCCGTGAACCGTATCGTGGACATCGTGGAGCTCGAGCTGGACGACGAAGTAGGCCGCGACGCGACCCCGTTTACCCTCGGGCGGGTGGTGGTCTTCGGTCGCACGACGCTCCTGCTCGACGTCTTCCGGCTCGCGCGCGAGCTCGTCCCCACCTTCGTCGAGGAGCGGCGTGGGAACTCAGCCGCGAGGCCGCAGCGGATCCTCGTGGTGGACGATTCGAACGCCATGCGCGCCGCCCTCACCGGGTATCTGCGCGCCACGGGGCTCGAGGTGGTGGACGTCGGGAGCGGCGAGGCGGCCCTGAAGGCCCTGCGGGCGCAGCAAGACCACCGCTTCGACGCGGTGGTCACGGACCTGGAGATGCCGGGGGTCGACGGCTACACGGTGCTCGCCTCGGCGCACAAGGAACATCCCACGCTGCCGGTCTTCGTCTGGACCAGGCACGACGACCCGGCGATGGAGCGGCGCGTGATGTCCGCAGGAGCCCGGGCTTGCGTCCATAAGCTCCGGCGGGAGGAACTCCTCGAAGCGTTCGAGGCCCATGGGATTACCGCACCGCGCAAGCGCGCGTCCGACCTGGGGAGGTTCTAG
- a CDS encoding chemotaxis protein CheW: protein MSSSLYEQLARSEAGKWATFYLAGELFALPVEDVQEVLMPQPLTPVPLAPEHIVGLLNLRGQIMTAIDLRRRLHFPERGEESARSLLVIKAHDRLISVVVDEIGDVLDLPEERWQPPPETLGAQHRSFVFGMCPIEQQMVLGLQVESISGDEDRPHRGGLAG from the coding sequence ATGTCGTCCAGCCTGTACGAACAGCTAGCCCGCTCCGAGGCGGGGAAGTGGGCGACCTTCTACCTGGCCGGCGAGCTCTTCGCCCTGCCCGTCGAGGACGTGCAGGAGGTGCTGATGCCGCAGCCCCTCACGCCGGTGCCGCTGGCTCCCGAGCACATCGTGGGCCTGCTGAACCTGCGCGGCCAGATCATGACCGCCATCGACCTGCGGCGACGACTCCACTTCCCCGAGAGGGGCGAGGAGAGCGCCAGGAGCCTGCTCGTGATCAAGGCCCACGACCGGCTGATCAGCGTGGTGGTGGATGAGATCGGGGACGTCCTGGACCTGCCGGAGGAGCGCTGGCAGCCTCCGCCCGAGACGCTCGGCGCGCAGCACCGTTCGTTCGTTTTCGGCATGTGCCCCATAGAGCAGCAGATGGTCCTCGGCCTGCAGGTGGAGTCCATCAGCGGCGACGAGGACCGACCCCATCGAGGAGGACTCGCAGGATGA
- a CDS encoding response regulator yields the protein MMALIVDDSAAMRRIQQKALESLGWQVKAASSGEEALAALEGLPECVLLLTDWHMPGMDGLQLVSAVRKDPRYSKLRIVMVTSDAVLDSVEAALSAGANDFLMKPFTTEVLAERVAEVMRG from the coding sequence ATGATGGCGCTCATCGTGGACGACTCGGCCGCCATGCGGCGCATTCAGCAGAAGGCGCTGGAGTCGCTCGGGTGGCAAGTGAAGGCGGCGAGCAGCGGTGAGGAGGCGCTCGCCGCGCTCGAGGGCCTGCCGGAGTGCGTGCTCCTGCTCACCGACTGGCACATGCCCGGGATGGACGGGCTCCAGCTCGTGTCGGCGGTGCGCAAGGACCCGCGCTACAGCAAGCTGCGCATCGTGATGGTCACCTCCGACGCGGTGCTCGACTCGGTCGAGGCGGCGCTCTCGGCTGGAGCGAACGACTTCCTGATGAAGCCCTTCACGACCGAGGTACTGGCCGAGCGCGTGGCCGAGGTAATGCGTGGCTAG
- a CDS encoding protein-glutamate O-methyltransferase CheR codes for MASSSSDHKESWAAVREFMQRTCGVVMAEEQKYLLEARLQPVVKRFQLRSITEAVQVARTGPQASAVTAAVIDAMTTHETFFFRDDAFWRTLHEAVLPRLNAALGGTRRLRVWSAACSTGQEVYSLAMLLAEGWPALAERTELVGTDVSELAVAKAREGVYNSIEVNRGLGAARLVKHFEGAEGGFRVKEALRKRVSWQVHNLLQPGLDPVGCDLVLCRNVLIYFNEEDRKKVLRRLRCAAHPMGFIGVGSTELIKGRQLAAGWYANSELGE; via the coding sequence GTGGCTAGTTCGAGCTCGGACCACAAAGAGAGCTGGGCCGCGGTGCGCGAGTTCATGCAGCGCACCTGCGGCGTCGTGATGGCCGAGGAGCAGAAGTACCTCCTCGAGGCGCGGCTGCAGCCGGTGGTCAAACGTTTCCAGCTCCGCTCCATCACGGAGGCGGTGCAGGTGGCGCGCACGGGGCCGCAGGCCTCGGCGGTCACGGCGGCGGTGATCGACGCCATGACCACGCACGAGACCTTCTTCTTCCGCGACGACGCCTTCTGGCGGACGCTCCACGAGGCGGTGCTCCCCAGGTTGAACGCTGCGCTCGGGGGCACCCGGCGGCTGCGGGTCTGGTCGGCGGCCTGCTCGACGGGGCAGGAGGTCTACTCGCTGGCCATGCTGCTCGCCGAGGGCTGGCCCGCGCTCGCCGAGCGCACCGAGCTCGTCGGCACCGACGTCTCCGAGTTGGCGGTCGCGAAGGCTCGCGAGGGGGTCTACAACAGCATCGAAGTGAACCGCGGGCTCGGTGCGGCGCGGCTGGTGAAGCACTTCGAGGGCGCCGAGGGGGGCTTCCGGGTCAAGGAGGCGCTCCGCAAGCGCGTGAGCTGGCAGGTGCACAACCTGCTCCAGCCGGGGCTCGATCCGGTGGGTTGCGACCTGGTGCTCTGTCGCAACGTCCTCATTTACTTCAACGAAGAGGATCGCAAGAAGGTGCTCCGGCGGCTACGATGTGCCGCCCACCCGATGGGTTTCATCGGCGTGGGGAGCACCGAATTGATCAAGGGTCGCCAGCTCGCTGCTGGCTGGTACGCTAACTCCGAGCTGGGGGAGTGA
- a CDS encoding chemotaxis protein CheX, which produces MNDLPNAATLATLVTNVTKTMFGMSFSLAEENSGGVSPLQALPPWRTVVLLIRGGRPITVAIASDERGGKTLGGAMFSCAPDDVDTEMVDDSLRELVNIVAGQVKSAMGLDQTLGLPKVLELEEATEPAGALTWRGATLRNQEKEVKVWVAITEAVVQ; this is translated from the coding sequence ATGAACGATCTGCCAAATGCCGCGACGCTGGCCACGCTGGTCACCAACGTCACGAAGACGATGTTCGGGATGTCTTTCTCGCTGGCCGAGGAGAACAGCGGCGGCGTGTCGCCCCTGCAGGCGTTGCCCCCCTGGCGCACCGTGGTCCTCCTCATCCGCGGCGGGCGGCCGATCACCGTGGCCATCGCCTCCGACGAGCGCGGGGGCAAGACGCTCGGGGGGGCGATGTTCTCCTGCGCACCCGACGACGTGGACACCGAGATGGTGGATGACTCGCTGCGCGAGCTCGTGAACATCGTGGCCGGTCAGGTGAAGAGCGCCATGGGGCTCGATCAGACGCTCGGGCTGCCCAAGGTGCTCGAGCTCGAGGAGGCGACGGAGCCGGCCGGGGCGCTCACCTGGCGCGGGGCGACCCTGAGGAACCAGGAAAAAGAGGTCAAGGTCTGGGTGGCGATCACCGAGGCCGTGGTCCAGTAA
- a CDS encoding response regulator, giving the protein MTRVLTVDDSRAIRSIVSKQVAGMGLEVDEAEHGVEGLEKLVAGGVDLVVLDVTMPELDGPGMLRAMRERGDKTPVLMLTSESKRSIIADCMKLGIEDYIVKPFKPEELTLKISRVLNLQAPKAGSGGVNPAAAPAAPAVEEGAEAAGRQFMDVLLVDDMENVHKKLRSLLPAHITMQGCPGAQAALTAVRQRIFRVVLIDTDIPDVNSVALMGQLRMLQPHAAFVALSLRSTNPVDQEVRKQGFDDLLYKPFDPTNLEDFLLRYFDKQELLSVEDNLLKVGGFTGRAEHQERYFRRIKESLLEGLDKVAAACYEDAIVDLTQVPTRNDQVVRLVIDLEKQAGRAGLTLRLVGTPETAAVLRQIADTGGIPYYASVSEARAAAA; this is encoded by the coding sequence ATGACGCGCGTACTGACGGTGGATGACAGTCGAGCCATTCGCAGCATCGTCTCCAAGCAGGTGGCGGGGATGGGGCTCGAGGTGGACGAGGCCGAGCACGGCGTGGAGGGGCTGGAGAAGCTCGTCGCCGGCGGAGTGGACCTCGTCGTGCTGGACGTGACGATGCCCGAGCTGGACGGCCCGGGGATGCTCCGGGCCATGCGCGAGCGGGGGGACAAGACGCCGGTGCTCATGCTCACCTCGGAGTCCAAGCGCTCGATCATCGCGGACTGCATGAAGCTCGGCATCGAGGACTACATCGTCAAGCCCTTCAAGCCCGAGGAGCTGACCCTGAAGATCTCGCGGGTGCTGAACCTGCAGGCCCCGAAGGCGGGCTCGGGGGGGGTAAACCCCGCGGCGGCGCCGGCGGCCCCAGCGGTCGAGGAAGGTGCGGAGGCGGCGGGACGGCAGTTCATGGACGTACTGCTCGTCGACGATATGGAGAACGTGCACAAGAAGCTGCGCTCGCTCCTGCCGGCGCACATCACCATGCAGGGGTGCCCCGGGGCCCAGGCGGCCCTCACCGCCGTCCGGCAGCGCATCTTCCGCGTGGTGCTGATCGACACCGACATCCCCGACGTGAACAGCGTGGCGCTGATGGGGCAGCTTCGCATGCTCCAGCCCCACGCGGCGTTCGTGGCGCTGAGCCTGCGCAGCACGAATCCCGTGGACCAGGAGGTGCGCAAGCAAGGCTTCGACGACCTGCTCTACAAGCCCTTCGACCCGACGAACCTCGAGGACTTCCTGCTGCGCTACTTCGACAAGCAGGAGCTGCTGAGCGTCGAGGACAACCTGCTCAAGGTGGGGGGCTTCACCGGGCGCGCGGAGCACCAGGAGCGGTACTTCCGACGGATCAAGGAGTCGCTCCTCGAGGGGCTCGATAAGGTGGCGGCGGCCTGCTACGAGGACGCCATCGTGGATCTCACCCAGGTACCGACGCGCAACGATCAGGTGGTGCGGCTCGTCATCGACCTCGAGAAGCAGGCGGGGCGCGCGGGTCTCACGCTCCGGCTCGTGGGGACCCCGGAGACGGCGGCCGTGCTGCGGCAGATCGCCGATACGGGCGGGATCCCGTACTATGCTTCCGTGAGCGAGGCGCGTGCGGCGGCGGCGTAA
- a CDS encoding HDOD domain-containing protein → MDAERVAAVAGQIEQIIQKRIADDKLTLPVMPVVAGKAMAMIRDPDFSLKKVALLIEQDPLLATRVVRLANSALYGAAGGAIKGVEMAVTRLGAQKVKMVLMECSARQIFESRDPRIALANKSIWEHSVAVAIVARDLRSLASEEGDNDGCYLCGLLHDVGKPVVATMLLEAERMARDRRASFLDSEAWIEAIGRVHRPVGVALAEKWKLPEEISKAIRDVNDYDPTNRSSAANYVRFANAVVKREGFFVGALDAEDVEAMIMIGRSVLGVSDELLARVTGGLAERVRAQQE, encoded by the coding sequence ATGGATGCAGAGCGCGTGGCGGCCGTCGCCGGTCAGATCGAGCAGATCATCCAGAAGCGGATCGCCGACGACAAGCTGACCTTGCCCGTGATGCCCGTCGTGGCGGGGAAGGCCATGGCGATGATCCGGGACCCCGACTTCTCGCTGAAGAAGGTCGCACTGCTCATCGAGCAGGACCCGCTCCTCGCGACGCGGGTGGTGCGGCTGGCGAACAGCGCGCTCTACGGGGCGGCGGGGGGCGCGATCAAGGGGGTGGAGATGGCCGTGACGCGCCTCGGCGCGCAGAAGGTCAAGATGGTGCTGATGGAGTGTTCCGCCCGCCAGATCTTCGAGTCGCGCGATCCACGCATCGCGCTGGCCAACAAGAGCATCTGGGAGCACTCGGTGGCGGTGGCGATCGTGGCGCGAGACCTGCGCTCGCTCGCGTCGGAGGAGGGAGACAACGACGGGTGCTACCTGTGCGGGCTGCTCCACGACGTGGGCAAGCCCGTGGTGGCCACCATGCTCCTCGAGGCGGAGCGGATGGCCCGCGATCGGCGGGCGAGCTTCCTCGACTCGGAGGCGTGGATCGAGGCCATCGGACGCGTGCACCGGCCGGTGGGAGTGGCGCTGGCCGAGAAGTGGAAGCTGCCCGAGGAGATCAGCAAGGCGATCCGCGACGTGAACGACTACGACCCCACGAACCGTAGCTCGGCCGCGAACTACGTGCGCTTCGCGAACGCGGTGGTCAAGCGCGAGGGCTTCTTCGTCGGGGCGCTCGACGCCGAGGACGTGGAGGCGATGATCATGATCGGGCGCTCGGTGCTCGGGGTGAGCGACGAGCTCCTGGCGCGGGTCACCGGGGGCCTCGCCGAGCGCGTGAGGGCGCAGCAGGAGTAG